A DNA window from Zingiber officinale cultivar Zhangliang chromosome 3A, Zo_v1.1, whole genome shotgun sequence contains the following coding sequences:
- the LOC122052190 gene encoding protein PLASTID TRANSCRIPTIONALLY ACTIVE 16, chloroplastic-like, whose translation MAPALTSNSFRLYSKPTRPATVASAQPRPNLFSFGRPKEDPSAPGDEAPKPNRFFVDFGKLPDAKSLVPAIATGPSTPLFAGARRKDPRSVFVAGATGQAGARIAWALLRQGFSVRAGVSDLAAAQDVARLAAAYKIISPEESKRLNAVESPSDDAAAIAKAIGPAAKVVVTVGAAEKGPTAELTTNEALEVVRAAKLAGVGHVAVVYNAGPGGFPVQSTGNVLDGVTSFFSNLFAQGQSLTLGDLLRKMAELDLNYTVIRAALTDDYAAESSYALTVAEEGKAIGATTGEFKVSRLQIAGLVADVLSNTAIAENKVVEVFSSPSATSKSVEELFRVIPEDGRRKVYAEAKAKEEAEEAANEKAREATAKKKKIEEEAQKLEEKKTRAATASKEARQLVEDAGASLDGLLARAKGLAGGEFSWDKLSSQLATVVAVTTNGAAEGKIKTTTQVATVRGQAKARSLPPKKAVVKRPPPPEKPKTKQPEASPEVKKIFGGLFKQETIYIDDD comes from the exons ATGGCTCCCGCCCTTACCTCCAACTCCTTCCGCCTCTACTCCAAGCCGACGAGGCCTGCCACCGTCGCCTCTGCGCAGCCCCGGCCGAACCTCTTCAGCTTCGGACGGCCCAAGGAAGACCCCTCGGCCCCGGGGGACGAGGCGCCCAAACCCAACCGGTTCTTCGTCGACTTCGGGAAGCTCCCCGACGCAAAGTCGCTCGTCCCTGCCATCGCTACCGGCCCCTCCACCCCCCTCTTCGCCGGCGCCCGCCGCAAGGACCCCCGCTCCGTCTTCGTGGCCGGCGCTACCGGGCAGGCCGGCGCCCGCATTGCGTGGGCCCTCCTCCGCCAGGGATTTTCCGTCCGCGCTGGCGTCTCCGACCTCGCCGCCGCCCAGGACGTCGCCCGCCTCGCCGCCGCCTACAAG ATCATCTCGCCGGAGGAATCGAAGCGGCTCAACGCGGTGGAGTCGCCGTCCGACGACGCGGCGGCCATCGCCAAGGCGATCGGCCCCGCCGCCAAGGTGGTGGTCACGGTGGGCGCAGCCGAGAAGGGACCCACGGCAGAGCTGACTACGAACGAGGCACTCGAGGTGGTGCGCGCCGCGAAGCTCGCCGGAGTCGGGCACGTGGCGGTGGTCTACAACGCGGGGCCCGGCGGGTTCCCGGTGCAGTCCACCGGCAACGTGCTCGACGGCGTTacctccttcttctccaacctCTTCGCGCAGGGGCAATCGCTAACGCTGGGGGACTTGCTCCGGAAGATGGCGGAGCTGGACCTGAACTACACCGTGATCAGGGCGGCGCTCACCGACGACTACGCGGCCGAGAGCTCGTACGCATTGACGGTGGCGGAGGAGGGGAAAGCCATCGGAGCTACAACCGGCGAATTCAAGGTATCGAGATTGCAGATCGCCGGATTAGTCGCAGATGTCCTTTCCAACACTGCCATTGCCGAGAACAAA GTTGTTGAAGTCTTCTCGAGTCCGTCGGCGACATCGAAGAGTGTGGAAGAACTCTTCCG TGTGATACCGGAAGACGGCAGACGGAAGGTGTATGCGGAGGCGAAGGCGAAGGAGGAAGCAGAGGAGGCGGCGAATGAGAAAGCCCGGGAGGCGacggcgaagaagaagaagattgagGAGGAGGCGCAGAagctggaggagaagaagacgcGCGCCGCCACAGCGAGCAAAGAGGCCCGGCAGCTGGTTGAGGACGCCGGCGCGTCGCTCGACGGCCTGCTTGCCAGGGCCAAGGGGCTCGCCGGCGGCGAGTTCTCCTGGGACAAGTTGAGCTCGCAGCTGGCGACGGTGGTGGCGGTGACCACGAATGGCGCAGCGGAGGGGAAGATAAAGACGACGACGCAGGTCGCCACCGTGAGGGGACAGGCCAAGGCGCGGAGCCTGCCGCCGAAGAAGGCCGTGGTGAAGCGACCTCCCCCGCCGGAGAAGCCGAAGACTAAGCAGCCGGAAGCGTCGCCTGAGGTGAAGAAGATCTTTGGCGGCCTCTTCAAGCAGGAAACGATTTATATagatgatgattaa